The Coffea arabica cultivar ET-39 chromosome 6e, Coffea Arabica ET-39 HiFi, whole genome shotgun sequence genome contains the following window.
GAATATACATCGCATAGGGATTTTCTTGTAATATAAGGGCCTTCAAACCATTGAACTCACCTCGCATATTTGAAGCTCCATCATATCTTTGACCTCTCAATTTGGATAATGATAATCCGTGTTGCGCGAATAAAGAATCAATTGCATCTTTCAAACAAAGAGATGTGGTGTCAGACACATGTACAATTGCAAGGAAACGTTCAATCACACGCCCTTCTTTGTTCACATATCTCAAAACAACTCCCATTTGCTCTTTCACTGAACTGTCTCGAGACTCATCAACTATTAGGGAAAAATAATTGTCTCCAATATCATTGATTATAACACTTGTGATCTCTGAGGCACAAGCATGTGCCAGATCTTTTTGAATCATTGGAGAAGTTAGTTGATTATTTGCAGGAGCA
Protein-coding sequences here:
- the LOC140009766 gene encoding uncharacterized protein; this encodes MIQKDLAHACASEITSVIINDIGDNYFSLIVDESRDSSVKEQMGVVLRYVNKEGRVIERFLAIVHVSDTTSLCLKDAIDSLFAQHGLSLSKLRGQRYDGASNMRGEFNGLKALILQENPYAMYIHCFAHQLQLVIVAVAKGNIIVSEFFVYVSMIVNLTGASCKRRDQLRQIEHDKIVTLLDSGDIISGKGKNQETSLARPGDTRWGSHYLTLLRLSSMWASVIGILGNIQDDATTSDNRVFIGNHK